The following proteins come from a genomic window of Bactrocera tryoni isolate S06 chromosome 1, CSIRO_BtryS06_freeze2, whole genome shotgun sequence:
- the LOC120769344 gene encoding uncharacterized protein LOC120769344, producing MCTEVNSAMGLQATAATKRKHEITFDAKDANTYTNSPPPLKTGKWSINNNNYIEAIEEQQLNGSNIKDTNASLRTLTNSAAESTKSTTTTTVNSNNNSINSSTNGLHNSISNGKEVTKIAEHTSGPTAATTIATLPSMVATLLPMSSEMAATTPLPPTSTTPVPEDSIAKLEEVAAVPCCEPWTNAATEPVDCISKLQAVAVPSDPWGSIATRSTLATTLLSADELDDDDDDFEDDYEEEESIIPTYCPLRYHTFPPPPAANTTTHQQQRLGSYAPAPHGYGSRPNYYSEPYPQQNCSRTGSPQHMRMAGSNGFTQWQSTNGPSGGGQQFYVPPEAAYPPPQQQTPQPPQQQQTIRCAENGKSYLELGCSSPPPHVNSSPVVPPPPFGNLHVTAANLDARHPLKRCCDGRGTWCNTNKNCYKDLRLKIRNLSMFKLSRFRQVSEQSLYRSVLICNTLKRIDREIETEAKEMHQAAAQAAAAQHQYHQHLHPPHHLQHHLNPQQPPQQLLVPQQPHTMLHQQHQDYAPPVMNCARLTNLDYQVQHQPPTLLQQQPPQHFAQHLPHYQNQQPERLDTPPPYLSAPTQHLQKPTSGGFTLNNSISSINVNNCDSTNGAAAIHPYDHYPFRESQSGRATPFPCQPVMSSAPPSTTPTPATTQTQLHTVATTLSASNATTAAPMQNASSTAALTSASSSISTTSQVTTATTSIATTDNSDSGYADDDSTRSINWSSVLSLSSQSALDPLNNNDLFAILPPALSITSPATATPVPVTAALTTNTSASDSTTQASAVAISGTFTTVQSTSVSSSSANASTTSSSSSSAAYNTCTSSSTATFTTLSTISSATHSLTSSYVSSMSANAAAASASSTWEYGFLDMEFGLGSEFTELVPSCKLNSDELFKSSLTPVVAASRYSSVHDNELEQPAHIMVGS from the coding sequence GTTAATTCAGCAATGGGTCTACAAGCTACAGCCGCTACCAAGCGGAAACATGAGATTACATTCGATGCCAAGGATGCTAATACATATACTAACAGTCCGCCACCACTGAAGACAGGCAAATGGTCAATTAATAATAACAACTACATCGAAGCCATTGAGGAGCAGCAACTGAATGGCAGCAATATAAAAGATACAAACGCCAGTTTACGCACACTAACGAATAGTGCAGCAGAGAGCAcgaaaagcacaacaacaacaacagtgaatagcaataataatagtattaaTAGCAGCACTAACGGCCTCCACAATAGTATTAGCAATGGTAAAGAAGTTACTAAAATCGCTGAGCACACGAGCGGTCCAACTGCAGCCACCACAATAGCAACATTGCCCTCCATGGTCGCCACGCTGCTGCCTATGTCCAGTGAAATGGCTGCCACCACGCCATTGCCACCAACCTCCACCACACCCGTACCAGAAGACAGTATTGCCAAGTTGGAGGAGGTCGCGGCCGTGCCCTGTTGTGAGCCCTGGACTAATGCGGCGACAGAACCGGTCGATTGCATTTCCAAATTGCAGGCTGTTGCAGTGCCGAGTGATCCATGGGGTAGCATTGCGACACGTTCCACTTTGGCGACAACACTTCTCAGCGCCGATGAGTTagatgatgacgatgatgattTCGAGGATGACTATGAAGAGGAGGAGAGCATAATACCGACATATTGTCCACTGCGTTATCATACTTTTCCACCGCCACCAGCAGCGAACACGACAACGCATCAACAACAGCGACTTGGCAGTTATGCGCCCGCGCCGCATGGTTATGGCTCGCGTCCCAACTACTACTCGGAGCCATATCCACAACAGAATTGTTCACGTACCGGCAGTCCGCAACATATGCGTATGGCTGGCAGCAATGGTTTCACACAATGGCAGAGCACAAACGGTCCCTCCGGTGGCGGTCAGCAATTTTATGTGCCACCCGAAGCGGCATACCCGCCGCCACAGCAACAGACACCACAACCGCCACAACAGCAGCAGACAATACGTTGTGCAGAGAATGGTAAATCGTATTTAGAGTTGGGCTGTAGCAGTCCGCCGCCACATGTGAATAGTTCGCCTGTTGTGCCACCACCGCCCTTCGGCAATCTGCATGTGACCGCCGCGAATCTCGACGCGCGTCATCCTTTAAAACGTTGCTGTGATGGGCGTGGCACATGGTGCAATACAAATAAGAATTGCTACAAGGATCTGCGTCTGAAGATACGCAACCTATCCATGTTTAAGTTGTCGCGCTTCCGACAAGTATCCGAACAGTCACTCTATCGCTCGGTGCTAATATGCAATACACTGAAACGCATCGATCGCGAAATCGAAACAGAAGCTAAGGAGATGCATCAAGCAGCGGCGCAGGCAGCTGCCGCACAACATCAATACCATCAGCATCTGCATCCGCCGCATCATTTGCAGCATCACTTGAATCCGCAACAGCCACCGCAACAGTTGTTGGTGCCACAGCAGCCACATACAATGCTACATCAGCAGCACCAGGACTATGCGCCGCCAGTGATGAACTGTGCGCGTCTCACCAACCTGGACTATCAGGTGCAACATCAGCCGCCAACACTGCTGCAACAACAGCCTCCGCAGCACTTCGCACAGCATCTGCCACATTATCAGAATCAGCAACCCGAACGGCTCGACACGCCGCCGCCATACCTGAGCGCACCCACACAGCACCTACAGAAACCCACAAGCGGCGGTTTTACACTCAACAATAGCATTAGTAGTATTAATGTAAATAACTGTGATTCTACAAATGGCGCAGCGGCAATACACCCTTACGACCACTATCCCTTCCGGGAATCGCAATCTGGACGCGCAACTCCATTTCCCTGCCAACCGGTAATGTCGTCGGCGCCGCCTTCAACAACACCAACCCCGGCGACGACGCAAACCCAGCTGCATACTGTTGCAACGACACTCAGTGCGTCcaatgcaacaacagcagcgccCATGCAAAACGCTAGCTCAACGGCGGCGTTGACAAGCGCGTCAAGTAGCATTAGTACAACGTCACAAGTAACTACCGCCACGACGTCCATTGCCACCACCGATAACAGCGATTCTGGTTATGCGGACGATGATTCAACACGCTCCATCAACTGGAGTTCGGTGCTCAGCTTGTCGTCACAATCCGCGCTGGACCCACTCAACAACAACGACCTCTTCGCCATACTACCGCCTGCGTTATCGATAACCAGCCCAGCCACCGCGACACCAGTGCCCGTAACGGCCGCTTTAACAACGAACACCAGCGCGTCGGATAGCACAACGCAAGCGTCGGCTGTTGCCATTAGCGGCACCTTCACCACCGTGCAATCCACCTCGGTCTCTAGCAGTAGTGCCAACGCATCAACTACCAGCAGTAGCAGCAGTAGTGCAGCATACAACACATGTACCTCTTCGTCGACGGCAACATTCACCACGCTTTCGACCATCTCCTCGGCGACGCATTCGCTCACCTCATCGTATGTGAGTAGCATGAGCGCCAATGCAGCGGCCGCGTCGGCATCCTCCACATGGGAGTACGGTTTTCTCGATATGGAATTCGGTTTGGGCTCAGAATTCACCGAACTTGTGCCCAGTTGTAAACTGAATTCAGATGAGCTCTTCAAGAGCAGCCTAACACCAGTGGTGGCCGCATCACGTTATTCCTCCGTACATGACAATGAGCTGGAACAACCGGCACACATTATGGTCGGCAGTTAG
- the LOC120766531 gene encoding metallo-beta-lactamase domain-containing protein 1 gives MSIKENDVHILFTGYSRPDSNDSNAMRANCTCTLIRTRNGRNIIVDTLTAWDGERLTEALQNLHGLKPQDIHVVVCTHGHSDHTGCNYLFRSAQWHFMGACVSNRDKYLECPLTRGDSEPFQLCGDDVVVVRTPGHTLNCVSVLVRGTNLGEVVGVCGDLFERVEDIMDPTIWLEAGSENEESQRIQRLRMIEMCNYIIPGHGQGFAVTENMRELLRQQVNSSDTNKQYER, from the coding sequence ATGAGTATTAAAGAAAATGATGTTCATATCTTATTCACGGGTTATTCCAGACCGGATAGCAATGATTCCAACGCCATGCGGGCCAATTGCACCTGTACTCTAATACGTACACGCAATGGACGCAACATTATCGTTGATACCCTCACCGCCTGGGATGGAGAACGACTAACCGAAGCCCTTCAAAACTTACATGGGCTCAAGCCACAGGATATACATGTTGTTGTTTGTACACATGGTCACTCCGATCATACCGGCTGTAACTATCTCTTTCGTTCAGCGCAATGGCACTTTATGGGCGCTTGTGTCTCCAATCGTGACAAGTATTTAGAATGTCCATTAACCCGTGGTGATTCGGAACCTTTTCAATTGTGTGGAGACGATGTGGTCGTAGTACGCACACCAGGCCACACACTCAATTGTGTGTCGGTATTGGTGCGAGGCACTAATCTGGGGGAAGTTGTAGGAGTTTGTGGTGATTTATTCGAACGTGTCGAGGACATTATGGATCCAACCATTTGGCTGGAGGCAGGTAGTGAAAATGAGGAATCTCAGCGAATACAACGCTTGCGTATGATCGAGATGTGCAACTATATAATACCAGGTCATGGTCAGGGTTTTGCCGTAACAGAAAATATGAGGGAACTACTGCGACAACAAGTGAATTCGAGCGATACAAATAAGCAGTATGAACGCTAA